A section of the Flavobacteriales bacterium genome encodes:
- a CDS encoding DNA alkylation repair protein: MIAYLEPLKQLFEANANGENAEAMKAYMKGRFEFFGIKSPERRELQKQFLNEYGAPIPFDPDVFRALWQAEQREFQMFGLDLLRKQAKKVQEGDLHLIEELILTKSWWDTVDGLASWVCGPYFQKFPEKTQSVTDAWAVSENLWLRRTSILFQLGYKQQTDTEILLDHIEKNLGSKEFFINKAIGWALREYAKTDPDFVRESVNRMKPELHPLSVREALKNLS; encoded by the coding sequence ATGATCGCCTATCTCGAACCCTTAAAGCAGCTTTTTGAGGCAAATGCCAACGGAGAAAATGCCGAGGCGATGAAAGCTTATATGAAAGGAAGATTCGAGTTTTTCGGAATCAAATCGCCAGAAAGAAGAGAACTTCAAAAGCAATTCTTGAATGAGTATGGAGCGCCTATTCCGTTCGACCCCGATGTTTTTAGAGCACTGTGGCAAGCTGAGCAGCGTGAGTTCCAAATGTTCGGGTTGGACCTATTGCGGAAGCAGGCGAAAAAAGTGCAGGAAGGCGACCTTCATTTGATTGAGGAACTCATCCTTACCAAAAGTTGGTGGGACACGGTGGATGGTCTCGCCTCGTGGGTCTGTGGCCCTTACTTCCAGAAGTTTCCCGAAAAAACGCAATCGGTAACAGATGCTTGGGCTGTTTCAGAAAACCTGTGGTTGCGTAGAACAAGTATTCTGTTTCAACTTGGATACAAACAACAAACTGACACGGAGATTCTCCTAGATCACATCGAAAAGAACCTCGGTTCAAAGGAATTCTTCATCAACAAGGCCATTGGTTGGGCACTGCGCGAATACGCGAAGACCGATCCTGATTTCGTTCGAGAGTCTGTCAATCGTATGAAACCAGAGCTTCATCCTTTGAGTGTTCGTGAGGCACTGAAAAACCTGTCCTGA